The stretch of DNA GCCTCTCTGATGTGAGCTTCAAAGTGAGATCAGGATATGAGTCATCAATAAAGATGGTAATctggcagttgtttttttgtctctattcTTTCAAGCAGATGAGGCAGTCCTGGACGATGTCATCAGACTGAAGGAGTCATCTGCAGTGTTGACACAAGAGCAAGACCGAGGGGGGataaggaaagaggaggaggaggtcaacAACATAGAATACAGAAGAATGGGTGTGGGGAAAAACACCACCTCCAAGTCGATGGACAGCGGCAGTGAGGGAGTAAAATATGAAGAGGAGAGCAAACATGGAGCAGATTTCTACCCTATACCGGTACATGGCTTATAGTTTTTCCACTGAGTCATATCCACACAGTCATCACGAACATGAGCTCATAATGGACcaatttaaaaaagacacagtTGGTGAGGTTTGGGTCAGagcacaccttttttttttcttttttaattactgtAGTCTTCTTCTACCTCCCTCTCGTCCCTCATACTTGCATGCTCACATTGTTCCTTCTTTTTGCCTGGAATGTAGTTTTGTGGGTGTAATACACACGCAAGCTGTCTACTTCATGACAAGTTATTGCACGCTACTGCAGCCCTGTCCTTCCATTTCCTGTATTTGTCTGCTGGGCTCCAGGCCAAGGCTTCATCAAGGCCAAAGAGCAACATCACCACAGTGGCGGTGTCATTCATAAAATCACGTGTACCCATAAAGCCCTGCTTGACTACAGGTTTTTTTGAGTGGTAGTGGCATTAACCAGGCACCGGTAATTCAAGTTGTTGTTGtaccctttttttatttcactattcCTGGTCCTTATTTTTAAGTGCATCATGTCACTGCGTGTAAGAAGAATTCTGCGGTTTACTTCACTGGTTAATATTtcttatctatctataaatgcaaggaatgtttgtgtttgttattcgTTTAACTGTCCAACGGCAGTCTTCACTTGGCAGATGACTTActcagggcaccagtgtgtgcagtgctgactttcactttgtttggtaaagaaataaaacagatattGTCACGTAGCACACAATGTTCCAATGAGGTGATATtacactgtatggtcattatagcgttgctaaaaccaaaaaaaaatcagtggtGGCCCaggacttttgcacagtactgtatattacaTCAGAAATCTaaattgcatgtgtttttaGGTGGTGGTCAGTGGAGTCAATGGTGCCAGTGGAGACCAGGACACTGAGAACACAGAACTAATGGCCATATACACAAAAGATATTCAAGGTGCAGAAAAGGTAGGACAAGAGAAAACATGCAGGAATGGAGCAAAGTCATTATGCTCGCTGTAAACTTCTACTGGCACACAATCTTGTTACTTTCTCTTTCACTGcctgttttaaactgtttttttgtctttatttcaaaaacattggctctcctctttcttttttgacaTGCTGTTCTTACATTAACATTGAAATAGACAATAGGCAATAGGAAAACAGTACCACCCACATTTGTATTGGTTCCCAAGTTTTGCTTTCACTACATTATATTTTTGGCCACTggaaggtttaaaaaaaaaaaagaagatttacGGCACACAGGAACTGCATTCTGTTTCCAGAGAAGAAAATAGCATGCACCTGGTATCAGTTGTGTTTTTCATACATGGTTCTCTATTATAACATAACACTGGATCTGATGAAAAGTCCCCTTGTCTTTTCCCTCTTAAACATTAACAACCCTTTTCCATGGTTTGATCCATATAGCAAAGTGCACTGGACAAAGTCAACAGAAGACATGAACtaaatttctgtgtgtgtctccgtgTAGAGCTCGATGTCCGAGACATTGGACAGCACAGACAGTATGGACGCAAGAAGGATGGATATGATCTATACCATTGAAGACACCCCACCCTGgtacctgtgtgtgttcttgggCTTACAGGTACCTCTTCAGATGACGCTGTTGTGCTTGTGTGAGCTCTCATCCGTATGCTTTCAATACCGGCGTCAAAGATGAGTTTAAATTCTCACCGTATGTGAACTGAAAAAAGTTAGCGCTAAACCACAAcctacattatctcaaggcgcTGGAAACATTCACAGTATTATAGAGGGAAGAGAAACCctacagttcacacaatgaacaagcactaggcatcagtggagaggaagagaacCAGACTCAAGAATGTGCTGCATCTGCCTTGACCGGTTGGGGGGAaatggatgtgttccaataaagtgatggCGAAAGGATTATACTGTATTgccattatagcattgctaataCAACAGATCTCATGGTGGCCTAAGACCTTTGCACAGAAAGGTATTTTGGTGATCCAGTAATTAAACGTGTCACCGTGTGTCACCTTGTGTCAccgtgtgttactgtgtgttttgtggtcGACACTGACACTTTAGTGTCTGCTGTGACGACATTAGATTGGCACTGGCTTCACCCCCGCTGACATCACGTCTGTTATTGAGagcaacattttgttttcagtgggGCTCAGAGAGGGCAGAATAGCCCTGTGTGAATCAAAACACAATAAAGTAAGATTATAACCATTAGACAATGAAATTGTGActcagtgttaatattgtggctgTGGATACAAAGCACCTTTTGAAAGTGTTTCTTTCCAACAGATCTAATCACGCATTTAGGACAGATTTGGAACATTTAAACCTTTACTAAGCTCTGTCTGtgcatgtgatcagatcacacAAGACAGATGTTAATCCCACAGCTCACAGCTGCAGGTAAACAGATattgttctctgtctgtgtggTAGTACTTtgagaaacaaataaatcatatgGCGGTCAGTATTAATAATGTGGttgtggctacaaataaatgaacGCATGACTGTGGACAAATGTGTCCTCAAtccacctctgaatgtggtttctgtgacaCATTCAGGACACACTGGAATCGTTGAGACCTTTACTTGGCACAGTATGGCCTGTGATCAAatcactgaggacacacacattgACTGAATGGCTTCTTGTATTTGCAGCACTACTTGACGTGTTTCAGTGGGACGATCGCGGTGCCGTTCCTCCTCGCTGATGCGATGTGCGTCGGGTTCGATCAGTGGGCCACCAGTCAGCTCATCGGGACCATCTTCTTCTGTGTGGGGATCACCACCCTGCTACAGACCACAGTGGGCTGCaggtacatacacacaacagtaCCGCTTGACACAGTCACAGAGCGCCCAACTGTTTTGTTCCTTCACTTTCTCACCTCGGTGTTTCAGACTATCggcacattttgaaaaacagtgaatcaaatatgatgattttcttttttttttttacatgttcttGCTGCAAAAAGTTGATATTAGCCAAAAACAGTTTGTGCATGGACTGTGCGTTAATAACGGAATTTACGTAATGCACACGGTGTGTTGGGTCTGTGCGTGCTGTGTGCAAAAGTATACCGGGGCCTTTAGGCTTCAAGTAACAAATAATTAGTAATTAGTAACTGACTGGCTTACTAGTCAGTTACTAATGACTGTGGGAAAGGCACTGAATTTCTTTCTGCACCATTTTAAATTTAGTAAATTCTTCTgagaagcctttttttttctttccctaaATGTGGCACTTTCTCCACCTTCACCCTTCATGTCACTCTGGAGTGGGTtttagtgtgagtgtgtgtgtgtgagtgtgtgttaataCATTTAAGTAGATGCTTGCTCACACATTTCTTTGGCTCGGCGTGTATTTCCAGAACGGCAACCGGTTATCATTTATAAGAATACAAATTGTTGTATTGTTGCTGCCAAGAGTGTAGATTAGTCAAACAAAAGCATTCTTGCTCTATTCAAGTGCCTACAGTTGTCTGCATATTTTAGCTTTCTATCTCTATAGCAGCTATGGAAATTCCAGACATTTAAGACGTGTATCAACCGTTCACTTTATCACAGGCAAGTGGTGTGCATGATGTTGAAGCTGtaattgattaaaaacatattcGTCCTTGCTTATGGTTTGTTAAGCATGTGGGAAGTGAGAAGTGTCTGATTTTGACTCTACATTCTCTTTATGTAAGACGTGTGCCTGTGGCGCATCTCTCTTTTCATTTAGGCATGAGTAATGAGACCATTCGCGCTGCTGCCTCTTTTTAGGGAATAGACCGTTCACCGATTTTTCAGGCCAATCCACAGGCGTCTCGCAGCAAAAGGACAGTGAAAATCATTCCTCTTCAGTGTCTGGATCAATCACAAATGTCACAGCACGTCCTGCACCtgcttcaaagtaaaagccccTCCATTGTTTCAGTTCcttgattccccccccccacatagtttatttgtgaaatatgtgcaGCACCGACAGATGCACAACTTCACACTGAAGATTCCTAGTATTTAGTTGAGTATGGAGAAGTATTGCCTTAAGtatgttttatgattttcaaaAGCAAACCCTATGTAAAACATAGAAGCTCTAAAGCAGCTCCGGGGTAGATGAGCAGGAGACACAAAACTGGTGTGAATGGCTGAGCTGCGTGAGAGACAGCAGATCAGCGCAGTGTGAAATTGACCTTATTTTAACCGCATGCtgactgctaaaaaaaaacatgtctctgtttttcctttacctctctgtcctctctcatTTCATTAGTTGTGATCATTGTCAGTGTTATGTTAACAGTGATTCACCTGCAGAACATCATGTATTAACTGACATGATATCCCTCCCGTTGCCATGGATATTATCCCATCCCAGTCAGGTCTTGTCTTGAGGTGTCGAGAGGATCTTTTCCTCTCACTTTCCATTTTATAATAAACCTAATCTTTCCATCACGTTGTCACAAGCTCTTCACAGTCTCACTGTTATCCCCACTGTGTCACCGCAGATGAATCGCCTCATTCAGCGCCACTCCCTGTTCTTATTTGGCACAATCTATGACCTTGACTGATGCCTCATCTGAAGTAACAATCTAGGGTGCAACGCTGTccttttttgtaaatgaaaaacaaaattgagTGATAAAAGGAGGTTCCACCTTAAGTAAAAGGGAAACGACAGCCAAGATATTGCGAGTTATTGTCTTTAACGCAGTAACTTGTAGACAGTAGGACACAAGATACTTAATTGCTTAATGCTATACAATATCTGTCATTAGCCTTGCAAATGAAACATGTCACATGAACCATTTGGGGCAGCCCATGGACAAGTGGAAGGGATTTTGGCTTGTTaccagagggttgccagtttgaatccTCTGACAAGTCGAGAGCCGAGGTGCCCCGAGCAAATATAAGAAATATAAGAAATTCAAAAAGTCTCATATAAGGTACactttttcatatttatgttGCATGACAACGGTGCACTTTCTTTGCAAGTGCTTTAGGAAGGTGTAGTTTAGTGGCCAGTATGAACAGGAGAAATGGCTGCAGCAAACCTGATATTTGTTTTGCATGGTGGACAACAAGAAGTGAcaacaaaatgcaaatgcatgtGGTGAGTCATGGTGCCAAGTCGAATTGGAAAGGGCACAAATGTTTCTCAAGGAACGGATAAGAGTGATCACAGTATTTTCACTTCAATCACCCTATTTGTTTTTTCATACAACATATAACGTTAAAATTATTCAATGTGGAAGAGGTtattttttctgccttttttttggttcaAACTTTTCAGTTTATATTGTTCCCCACAATTCTTGCTTTTGCTATGGTATTATCTTAGCTATGAGGTTTCCATGGGAAAATATTACTCAGTTTATGGCACAAACATCAGATttgattgaaataaataaaaaaaaaaagaaagaaagaaagtcattGTCAAAATGGTGACCAAAAAGACTGCATGTGGGGACCAGTCCATCTGTTGCAGGACATCTTGTTACTTTTAttgctgatgttgtttttttcagctttgtGTCTGAGTTTGTTGTGACAGAAGAAATTTGCATGACACCCAGATAATAAAATGTGCCAGATATGATCCTAAACATCTACAGCACAGCactacattttattaattttaaaaaatattttacattgtatttataatttatcATAGCTCAGCAGAAGTTGGTGATAGAAAAAAGGAATTACTACTTGCTGGTGAGCAACTGTTTTAGTTTAGgactaaaatacaaataaattatAGATAAAGGAAAGATATAATCTCATCCTTTGTGGGATTTGACACATAAGATATATACATGATTTGTGGAATATTGTCTAAAGTAGTCGTGTACTAGTCTGTAGTGTTTTAAGAGTTGTTCAACTCCTCTTTTTAGATATAAATTCCCCTCATTGTTGCTGCTGATTTATTCCCATTGCATTTCCGTCCTTCCATTTATCATGACAATACAATCGATTTCCTGTGTCTGATCTATGATCAGAAGATATGACATCCTTCCACCATTAACACCTCCCACAGTTGTGTAGGTTGCGTGTGGCTGCCCATTGACTTATGTAATAGAAATATGGCACTTAACTGTGTGAGTATACAGGGTTTGAGTAGCGTTTTGTGGTTTGGGAGAAAAGGGAAAGGAAAATGAGGCAGGGAGAGAAATATGTTCCAGCAAATATGTCTTTCTATGGCCTTTTGTGTTTAACTGGGCCCATTTGTGGCACAAAATACCTGGATGGTTTTCCGACTCAACACGGAGCTGAGTGCACAGTGGCTTTATATGTGTTTATAAGTGTCACATTTTCTAATGTTAAATTCCCCAACATCCTCTGTTGTACATTGAAATGATTATCCAGGtttgttaaatgtaaattcTAAACAGTGCTTTGCTTGTTTTAGGTTACCTTTGTTCCAAGCCAGTGCTTTCGCCTTCCTGGCACCAGCCAGAGCCATCCTGTCACTGGACAAATGGAAGTGTAATAATACAGGTAACTTATTTTAGTCTACACAACCTCATCTGTTATATGATAGCAATGAAATGTCTGGGTTGCAGCTTCATAATCCTGTCTTCACTCGCTGTGGGCATCAAGGATATTCAAAGGGGATTTGCTGgttaatattcatattcatgtcTACAGAGTCATAGAGTAGACCTCTTAAGTagagaaacaacaaataattattttcacaatccattaattacatttttttgttatatggagcaaacaaataataaaaaaaaaaaacaatatttaagatgctgaaaaagGTCACACGGTTAGTGTAGTGCTTAGGACTCtaaagggcctttctgcatggagttggcatgttctcctcgtgtgtgtgtgtgggttttttccgtgttctccggcttcctcccacagtccaaaaacatgcaatgtggggattaggtgaattggtcactctaaattgactgtaggtgagagtgaatggttgtatgtctctatatgtggccctgtgatggactggcaaactgttcAGGGTGTCCCCCCGCCAATCGCCCTCTATatcagctaagattggcacagcaaccccgcGACCAaaaaaagcagtagaaaatggatggaagttgctgaaaaatctgagaacttGTTTCATTAATCGACAAAAAGATTAACTATATAGTtgtcaattcatttagtaatatatttataattgaTTAAATCAATCAGTTGTCAAGTTTGCCTATTTTGTGATCtcatgtccatgtttttttttttttttaactcaaccAGTGGTTCCAGTACTGAACAGCACCGAGCTCTTCAACACGGAGGACATTTGGCATCCGAGGATACGAGAGGTAAAAAGACAAGTACCATGAAAGTGGAAGGAGTCCTTAAATACAGTGAAACTAGTTTGACTAGTCAGGAAAGTAACTATGTATTATAGAAAGCTGTcggggaatgcattatgtaaACATCTACCTAAAACCGCCAGAGGTGGCAGAATTGCATAAATGCAATATGTCCTCAGGACAATTAAGAGATTGCCACCTCCTCTTACGTCAATAAAGATGTTATCCAAGTGAGCTGAAATGACTATGTTagctgttgttgatgtttttttttattttgtctaaaCCAAATGAGTAATTGCtttctgtgtgatgtgtgaatGAGACTTAAATGCAATCATACTGGATCCTATTGTTGAACGTAACACCAACTGGCAGCAGGCAGGTCTAACGTGCCTGCTGCGTTAGACCTGCCTGACCTGACTGTAACTTAATCTTCTCCAACCATATTTCAAACAAAATGTCTCTAATCGTATTTCATGCGTCTCTTAGAATACAGCACTTGTGTGCAGGAGTTCCATCAAAAATATGGTTCgcatcagtgtcacatgaaaTGATTAATGACCTCTGATTCATCTGAACCCAAATCGTataattattatcttttaaaGGTTGATCATACATTTTCTAAAGCTTCGAGGTGCAGTGGGCAGGATACACGCCTACTCACTTGCTGTGTCCTCACATAGCCTCTCTCTTACATTTCAGAGGAAACATAGGGAAGGAAAATTGGCAGAGGGTCTGACAAGAAAAGTTAAGAAAAATGCCCACTGCAacttttgtaaatatttgtattatttcataAAGCCCCTTGCAACAATTTCAAATGACCAGGCATTAGAGCCCATCTGAAAGTGGGTGTCAAGGCCTTGAGTGGCTGATTTAGAGTGAAGATTTGAAAATATTTAACATACAACCGTTATTAAGGGGGACAATCCACACCaattgctttgttttattaGATCCAGGGGGCCATCATCGTGTCCTGCCTGATTGAAGTGTGCATTGGGGCCCTTGGTCTTCCCGGGATCCTCCTGAAGTACATCGGACCCCTGACCATCACCCCCACTGTAGCACTCATCGGCCTTTCTGGTTTCCAGGCTGCAGGGGAAAGGGCTGGAAAACACTGGGGCATTGCCATGCTGTGAGTACACACGTGTGCGATGAAGTGTGTTGAGTCAGCAGTGTATTATGCTATCATAGTGATGTGACGGGTCTGCATTTTTCTTAACCTAACAAAAGAAGGTATTGGCACATGAAGAAGATACTGAAGGAGTCAAACCTGATATACAGTGATGTGAGGTTTCTGCTGTGTCACCTTTGTTTACACTGTTGCTCTGTCTTGCTCCATGGGGACATACGAGCTCCACGTGTTATTTCCACTGACTGATTCTCTCTCATACAGGTGGGATAATTAATTGGCTCTCAGGGCACCGTGTCATTAGTGACTTGAAAATTGGATTCAAACTGGAGTTGCTTTTTGATGCAAGAATAGAAGTTACAGAAAATAATATAGCATGACTCAGTGATCCCCCAAACTCACGACTGTTTCTGTCTGCAGGACTATCTTCTTGGTGCTGCTGTTCTCGCAGTACGCCAGAAATGTTAATTTCCCTTTCCCGGTCTACAAAGCCAAGAAAGGCTGGACTTCTTATAAACTTCAGGTCTTCAAAATGTTTCCTGTAAGTacacaatgtaaaaaaagatttaCACAAGATATTTCCTTTAGAAATATTCTCCCAGTTTGATGTCTGTACAACTTCCCCCCCTGCCACCACCACAAACTGTGTTCTCATCTATGTTGCACATTATTCACCAGAGCTAATCTCCTTCCTCTGCAGGAGGtaaagtgattttctttttgcataCCACTGTGCAGGGTGTAAATTAGTCTTTTCCTGCCCTCTACTGGTTGTATTTTAAATTGGAACGACTCTCCTAAATTCACACCAAAGGTGCCTAGCAGTCTGCTTTACATGTACGTCCTCTAAAAGCACAGGAGGTGACTTAGTAATGGTCCAGACAACAAAGTCTTTTATAGTCCTACAAGCTGACAACACACTTCTCTATTCTCTTATTTAAAGTTGGCATGAAACAACTGTTTTTAGCTGCTATACATGTGACCTtgtgttttaatatgtttttgacTCTTTGATCTTGACCCTTTTTTTCTGATAGTATTATTTTAAACCTGTGTTCTAGTAATGATGTATTTTAACTCCttgtcactgttgtgtttcttgtCTTTTTCCTCAACCTTGTCAAAGTAATGTAAACTCTGTTTTCAGAAGTTCCGCTGTGAATGTGGTTATTATGTGAGAGATAAAAATTCAATATTTGAGGAGAGTACAGAATAACATGCACATGGTTGTGGTTTGGCAAATGTGGTGGATAATATAGACTTGTAGAAATGTGTAGACTTATCACCTCCATTACCTGCCTTTTGACAAAGATAAGAATCTGAACCCTCCAGATTTGCCATGTTaaggtttttttaatattctctctgtcttcatcaTCAGATCATCATGGCTATTCTGGTGTCATGGCTGTTATGCTTCATTTTCACAATAACGGACGTTTTCCCGCCggataaaaacaaatatgggTTCTACGCCCGTACAGATGCTCGTCAAGGAATCCTCACGGCGGCGCCGTGGTTTAAGATCCCATATCCTTGTAAGTGTGTATGATGAAGAGGCAGAGGATTGTGGGCATATCCTGATAGagatgatgaataaaaaaaaaatgatttaagaaATGTTCTGTCTAAATGCAGCTGCTTTAAATGTCTCAACTTTGCCCTCTGCAGTCCAGTGGGGTTTTCCAACTGTAACCGCAGCAGGTGTGATTGGGATGATGAGTGCTGTGGTGGCCAGCATCATCGAGTCCATTGGAGATTACTATGCCTGTGCTCGTCTCTCTGgtgctcctccacctcccatCCATGCAATCAACAGGTAAGTAACTCTTCAGTTTCTTATTTATGCTCTAATCTGCTCACTCCAGAAGTACAGCAGAGGTGTTTTACTGTCTGTCGGATACTGTAAttagttccccccccccccccccctctgtctctATAGGGGGATATTTGTGGAGGGTATTTCCTGTGTGCTGGATGGGCTTTTTGGCACAGGAAATGGCTCTACCTCCTCCAGTCCAAATATAGGTGTCCTGGGAATCACAAAGGTAAAAGGCACTAAtctctgtgaggtttattttttttttctttatgcttTTGAATTGTTTGAGACCTCATCTGCATTTCATTAATTTCATGTTAgttcatgttgttttgtgtttacttaaaaaacccacaactggcaactgtcactttttaaaaatgcatgctAAATTTTGCtgttgttaccatggttacagcttgtaaaatgtcaaaagtcATTGTTTTACATGGATAACAGGCTGATTGGTTTAACGCAGACAAGTCAAATCTTTTGTCCACTGACATAACCAGAAACCAAACACAATTTTCAAGCTTTTGTCTAAACTCACAACCCTCTGCTCTGAGCAGTAAACATCCTTGATTATGCCTTGTTTATTCAGCTTCCTGTGTTAAATGCATGTCATGTACAGTTAAGACACAATGAACACATAAGCGCCACCCACTTCCGTTTGGCGCTCATGTTAATCAAGCGCGCTGTCCTCACTGAGCCCCACACTGAAGCACTA from Solea solea chromosome 8, fSolSol10.1, whole genome shotgun sequence encodes:
- the slc23a2 gene encoding solute carrier family 23 member 2 isoform X3 is translated as MGVGKNTTSKSMDSGSEGVKYEEESKHGADFYPIPVVVSGVNGASGDQDTENTELMAIYTKDIQGAEKSSMSETLDSTDSMDARRMDMIYTIEDTPPWYLCVFLGLQHYLTCFSGTIAVPFLLADAMCVGFDQWATSQLIGTIFFCVGITTLLQTTVGCRLPLFQASAFAFLAPARAILSLDKWKCNNTVVPVLNSTELFNTEDIWHPRIREIQGAIIVSCLIEVCIGALGLPGILLKYIGPLTITPTVALIGLSGFQAAGERAGKHWGIAMLTIFLVLLFSQYARNVNFPFPVYKAKKGWTSYKLQVFKMFPIIMAILVSWLLCFIFTITDVFPPDKNKYGFYARTDARQGILTAAPWFKIPYPFQWGFPTVTAAGVIGMMSAVVASIIESIGDYYACARLSGAPPPPIHAINRGIFVEGISCVLDGLFGTGNGSTSSSPNIGVLGITKVGSRRVIQYGAAMMLLLGMVGKFSALFASLPDPVLGALFCTLFGMITAVGLSNLQFVDLNSSRNLFVLGFSIFFGLTLPSYLKRNPLVTGIVEIDQVLNVLLTTAMFVGGSVAFILDNTIPGSAEERGLKKLKRGTGVNGAELEGMRSYDLPFGMDFIHRHAIFKYIPISPAFTGYQSWRLQKTCRRRMGPGEVVKGGGTGGEGDSAAGESRV
- the slc23a2 gene encoding solute carrier family 23 member 2 isoform X2, which produces MLPAAQLDKSEGVCQLDEAVLDDVIRLKESSAVLTQEQDRGGIRKEEEEVNNIEYRRMGVGKNTTSKSMDSGSEGVKYEEESKHGADFYPIPVVVSGVNGASGDQDTENTELMAIYTKDIQGAEKSSMSETLDSTDSMDARRMDMIYTIEDTPPWYLCVFLGLQHYLTCFSGTIAVPFLLADAMCVGFDQWATSQLIGTIFFCVGITTLLQTTVGCRLPLFQASAFAFLAPARAILSLDKWKCNNTVVPVLNSTELFNTEDIWHPRIREIQGAIIVSCLIEVCIGALGLPGILLKYIGPLTITPTVALIGLSGFQAAGERAGKHWGIAMLTIFLVLLFSQYARNVNFPFPVYKAKKGWTSYKLQVFKMFPIIMAILVSWLLCFIFTITDVFPPDKNKYGFYARTDARQGILTAAPWFKIPYPFQWGFPTVTAAGVIGMMSAVVASIIESIGDYYACARLSGAPPPPIHAINRGIFVEGISCVLDGLFGTGNGSTSSSPNIGVLGITKVGSRRVIQYGAAMMLLLGMVGKFSALFASLPDPVLGALFCTLFGMITAVGLSNLQFVDLNSSRNLFVLGFSIFFGLTLPSYLKRNPLVTGIVEIDQVLNVLLTTAMFVGGSVAFILDNTIPGSAEERGLKKLKRGTGVNGAELEGMRSYDLPFGMDFIHRHAIFKYIPISPAFTGYQSWRLQKTCRRRMGPGEVVKGGGTGGEGDSAAGESRV
- the slc23a2 gene encoding solute carrier family 23 member 2 isoform X1 translates to MLPAAQLDKSEGVCQLADEAVLDDVIRLKESSAVLTQEQDRGGIRKEEEEVNNIEYRRMGVGKNTTSKSMDSGSEGVKYEEESKHGADFYPIPVVVSGVNGASGDQDTENTELMAIYTKDIQGAEKSSMSETLDSTDSMDARRMDMIYTIEDTPPWYLCVFLGLQHYLTCFSGTIAVPFLLADAMCVGFDQWATSQLIGTIFFCVGITTLLQTTVGCRLPLFQASAFAFLAPARAILSLDKWKCNNTVVPVLNSTELFNTEDIWHPRIREIQGAIIVSCLIEVCIGALGLPGILLKYIGPLTITPTVALIGLSGFQAAGERAGKHWGIAMLTIFLVLLFSQYARNVNFPFPVYKAKKGWTSYKLQVFKMFPIIMAILVSWLLCFIFTITDVFPPDKNKYGFYARTDARQGILTAAPWFKIPYPFQWGFPTVTAAGVIGMMSAVVASIIESIGDYYACARLSGAPPPPIHAINRGIFVEGISCVLDGLFGTGNGSTSSSPNIGVLGITKVGSRRVIQYGAAMMLLLGMVGKFSALFASLPDPVLGALFCTLFGMITAVGLSNLQFVDLNSSRNLFVLGFSIFFGLTLPSYLKRNPLVTGIVEIDQVLNVLLTTAMFVGGSVAFILDNTIPGSAEERGLKKLKRGTGVNGAELEGMRSYDLPFGMDFIHRHAIFKYIPISPAFTGYQSWRLQKTCRRRMGPGEVVKGGGTGGEGDSAAGESRV